A region of Micropterus dolomieu isolate WLL.071019.BEF.003 ecotype Adirondacks linkage group LG01, ASM2129224v1, whole genome shotgun sequence DNA encodes the following proteins:
- the LOC123969460 gene encoding E3 ubiquitin-protein ligase TRIM39-like isoform X1 — MAATSCLLSEDQFLCCICLDVFTDPVTIPCGHNFCKNCITEHWNVNVAWKCPMCKEVFTTKPELHINTFISEMAAQFREKAQQEARRRSSEQQVSKPGEVPCDVCTGTKLKALKSCLVCLVSYCETHLEPHLTASGLKRHQLIDPVENLEARMCTKHDKPLELFCKTDQTCVCMLCPVLDHKMHDVVPMKEEYEGKKAELGKTEAEIQQMIQKRRLKIEEIKQSVTFSKGNADREVGEGVQVFSSLMQSVQRGLNELIDTIEEKQRTTEQQAEGFIKELEQEISELIKRRTEVEQLSRSEDHLHLLQSVQSLNIHPPPTKDWTEVRMHPPSYDGTVVRAVAQLEKTLSNQIKMLFKAELKRIQRYAINVTLDPDTAHPTLILSDDGKQVSHGYVKKNVPDNPERFSNSICVLGKQSFSSGRFYFEVQVKGKTKWTLGVARESINRKENIQLSPEEGYWTIWLRNGNDYKALTNPSVRLSLKSRPQKVGVFVDYEEGLVSFYDVDAAALIYSFTGCCFTEKLYLYFGPCPNDGGKNSAPLIVTPINHT; from the coding sequence ATGGCTGCTACCAGCTGTCTGCTGTCTGAAGATCAGTTCCTGTGCTGCATCTGTCTGGATGTGTTCACTGATCCTGTCACCATACCATGTGGACACAACTTCTGCAAAAACTGCATCACTGAACACTGGAATGTCAATGTCGCATGGAAGTGTCCCATGTGTAAAGAGGTTTTTACAACAAAACCTGAGCTGCACATCAACACTTTCATCTCTGAGATGGCTGCTCAGTTTAGAGAGAAAGCGCAACAGGAAGCAAGGAGACGCAGCTCAGAGCAACAAGTGTCCAAACCAGGAGAAGTTCCCTGTGACGTCTGCACTGGAACCAAACTGAAGGCCCTgaagtcctgcctggtgtgtctgGTCTCCTACTgtgagactcacctggagcctcatctgacagcttcaggCCTGAAAAGACATCAGCTGATCGACCCTGTGGAGAACCTGGAAGCCAGGATGTGTACGAAGCACGATAAACCTCTGGAGCTGTTCTGTAAGACCGACCAGACATGTGTCTGCATGCTCTGCCCTGTTTTAGACCACAAGATGCACGATGTTGTTCCAATGAAGGAAGAATATGAAGGAAAGAAGGCCGAGCTGGGaaagacagaggctgaaattcAGCAGATGATCCAGAAGAGACGACTAAAGATTGAGGAGATCAAACAGTCGGTCACCTTCAGCAAGGGAAATGCAGACAGAGAGGTAGGAGAAGGTGTTCAGGTCTTCTCTTCTCTGATGCAGTCTGTTCAGAGAGGCCTAAACGAGCTCATCGACACCATCGAAGAGAAGCAGAGAACAACAGAGCAACAGGCTGAAGGCTTCATCaaagagctggaacaggaaATCTCTGAGCTGATCAAGAGAAGGACTGAGGTGGAGCAGCTCTCACGCTCTGAAGACCACCTCCATCTTCTCCAGAGTGTCCAGTCCCTGAACATCCACCCTCCACCCACCAAGGACTGGACAGAGGTCAGAATGCATCCACCTTCATATGATGGAACTGTGGTGAGAGCTGTGGCTCAGCTGGAGAAGACACTCAGTAACCAaataaagatgctgtttaaagCTGAGCTGAAGAGAATCCAACGATATGCCATAAATGTGACTCTTGATCCTGACACAGCACATCCTACACTCATCCTGTCTGATGATGGGAAACAAGTCAGTCATGGTTATGTGAAGAAGAATGTCCCAGACAATCCAGAGAGATTTTCAAATTCCATTTGTGTCTTAGGAAAGCAGAGTTTCTCTTCAGGCAGATTTTACTTTGAGGTTCAGGTTAAAGGAAAGACTAAATGGACTTTAGGAGTGGCCAGAGAGTCGATCAACAGGAAAGAGAACATCCAGCTGAGCCCTGAGGAGGGTTACTGGACTATTTGGTTGAGAAATGGAAATGATTACAAAGCTCTGACAAACCCTTCAGTCCGTCTCTCTCTGAAGTCTCGGCCTCAGAAGGTGGGGGTGTTTGTGGATTATGAGGAGGGTCTGGTCTCTTTTTATGACGTAGATGCTGCAGCTCTTATCTACTCCTTTACTGGCTGCTGCTT